The following is a genomic window from Hymenobacter chitinivorans DSM 11115.
AGGTGCACGGCTCCGGTGAGGCGGGCACTGGTGCGGGTCCAGTTCTGGAAGGGCTTTTCGATGAAGTAGTTGAGCGGCAGCACCAGGCGCCGCTCGTCCCAGATGCTGAGTACCACGTAGGTAAAGGTGATTTCCTCGACCCGGCCCCACTCGCCCTCCACCACCAGCACGTCGTCGATGCGGATGGGCTGGGTGAAGGCAATCTGGAAGCCGGCCAGCAGGTTGCTGATGGAGCGCTGGGCGGCAAAGCCCACGATGACGCTGGCAATACCGGCCGAGGTGAGCAGGCCCGTGCCCAGGCGGCGCACCGTTTCGAAGCTCATCAGCACCAGGCCCACGGCCACGAAGGCAATCAGGGACACGGCCAGCTTCTTGACGAACTGCAACTGGGTAAATAGCTTGCGTACCCGCAGGTTATCGGCGCTTTCCAGGCGGTAGCGCTGCCGCACCAGGTCCTGGAGCACGTCCACGGTTTTGATCAGGCCCCAGGCAAAGGTCAGCACCAGAACCACCTCCACCAGGCGGCGCAGCACCTCGAAGGGCCGGGGCGGCAGCGG
Proteins encoded in this region:
- a CDS encoding mechanosensitive ion channel family protein; this encodes MKAQIQHLLSHFPDIFTALGIMLGGLLLGLVLKYAVFSVLRAFGRRENSTLARSVAQHLSLASAWFFPVLAISLLLPLVPLPPRPFEVLRRLVEVVLVLTFAWGLIKTVDVLQDLVRQRYRLESADNLRVRKLFTQLQFVKKLAVSLIAFVAVGLVLMSFETVRRLGTGLLTSAGIASVIVGFAAQRSISNLLAGFQIAFTQPIRIDDVLVVEGEWGRVEEITFTYVVLSIWDERRLVLPLNYFIEKPFQNWTRTSARLTGAVHLQTDYTVPVEAVRTELRRILEAHPLWDQRVGVLHVTDAKERTLELRALVSAANAGDVWELRCAVREQLIGFLQREHPGSLPHTRVLLPEAAAGGPH